The following are encoded in a window of Paramormyrops kingsleyae isolate MSU_618 chromosome 12, PKINGS_0.4, whole genome shotgun sequence genomic DNA:
- the LOC111843074 gene encoding interferon-induced very large GTPase 1-like, translated as MDSSQETQSGTKQKRKESFEETQKNLRKALDGLKNLLKEGKDQNDPMVKDTEDRIRVALDVPKESWAQGQTLKDLIENLNSNLNALERSSFSLENISVEDVLKSASGGLCLQGVYKTGNLKDLLEKRQQLIEIPESFSLCGPEQSVVYEQKEFSSYKSESVFQKAMETLGSSLTIALNIGFWGFSLENSANLEKSHEEEKSNEQSCEQSDIYCITYNYVPLASSFLDKEKLKLLDGAIQELKSIETILLNSNDKEVLTRRVVNFFKRFGSHVNQGPIHFGGVFWWRASAVGFKTSELSEVKSLTSDALNVYVGAAYSGLSRNFSAGVTATSTQLKGALQRNYNEALMSQVCLSVQKTGGPAHIDDHFQWKSHLVTSNKNWSVIDRGITFVPVWEIIMAAHSDVFKDAYSLATCLREIFSNVTNQSVEQMWGENILSAVENARKMIQTVKDWTTSEGDAHLMELLDLKKKLKNETGSDKTWVETCLSNPKLQNFLLDIVTENKNERAGYLRFLMRALLEPHDSVKNFSDKSEIMKWAYQPEENVNTHIPVSDIPELIKILKQKKEELEGQCAFSSIEHRSSKEKATCTVTNSLNSLCETLSDQQQHEAELLVLSSIDALGYCCESKTFNHLLDWNEINFLQNEIERSYKKYCSLKEQNVSKAQAYVFLKMLTLSKDEEYISSEKKEARLELIKSHLKDNISNAIKLLVEKSHGNWEILEEELNSFIRESNMKEENTNGEDTASQLGSLPANQVSLSEGTTDLTNIPASDTAMNGCTSLLKKLGLSDLFPKKIKLNDVLIIDSLSLCLNEPDTVEDLKSQYLYKLMILDYNVRYLSFKPVATDPPLEDDGTAFDDFDDLFNREEESTSGADLADTESHIHPMDIHMAVFHCANDFLRQYMYTKLSACQFALPFLVPNPCTEDLEFPLWPLRHIKKSWQSMTSADNPGKYQTRQMFSTPVPVVSFLRLGTSFASKSQILNPVISKQRHNVFFNRHCKGSAPNSKLMNGVVEIAWYCPGGKKDDIFDDCVAFLNLHGDAKDHQQQLQFLQAVSTVNVLLLSEQPQHEETKTICQNLSKSSTPLICLFSGSERVQGSKNPLIVKLAAKNRNEAELTEELITNIKRCIGKYNKKQSIENCSNEARKLKFKVDEDKQSFKDGHELAQTLVGLLKEKRISDIKKEFLPMHGELWHNWCLKNKQQYRLSCKTNVSIEQQQSVIVSDMKATRQKQRKTALPLNDFMRSFLDCLTSSGHSEDTKFYMLQWLRVLLDDLSSDHLARLEENYHSTWSQMRNVPKTKEKAEELDKLRKQINSISEKMAASTIGLQHIMREVGQMYECSVNQSVGALPALGAEMLISGYPLELMDGDESHVPLIWIQAVLKSLIDKLADKKVYVLSILGLQSSGKSTLLNTMFGLQFTVSAGRCTRGAFMQMIKVDEKIREEFGFDFLLVVDTEGLRSPELSTKTSLNHDNELATFIIGIGDMTVINIMGENPSEVHEILQICVQAFLRMKRVEIKPSCIFVHQNVAEASAGDKNMEGRRRLQEKLDEMAQTAAKEEGIDDVYSFSDVIQFDLESQVFYFKNLLEGDPPMAPPNPSYSQNVQDLKSKLLSVAKWRTGFRFPSLSQFRLRVHDLWNALLQENFVFSFRNTLEIMVYSSLEEKYTQWSWKLRKYSLETQTKLKNQIGSNQIVDVNTTDLISDFDEIYIALKREVEAHFKEDKHAEMLIKWKGNVENRLESLKNELIEETHKQCKMLTEVKRGMSELDQKKSLYEKNLMQKSKTMATSLKDKRLTDKQVEEAFNSLWVEWVAEIAKDQLPDEPVHIKAVVERILCSRFQKQADIMNKIKTISENPRFEFIKTKHINQSWKGWFKGTFGKGIPQEFAENLHRNVNHMVGAYIRNKELEKTDFNQNFIFEILGNVERHIQEYERNENVKFTYEYRVDLSVFVCLSSVQRFQRMHESFKNANNPVTYLQSKREQYFQMFQNYCKGANSVTIFAQFLFKNILPAVEEAIYNKTKVQIADNMKCNNPAISGNRCNLENHILRHLAIQKKFEFYDEYIHNPKSYFKRFIGEHVETFCGNYKELQVMLRENLKEMKLHILRTSKEASDEVNLKNGNASMWLDHFCTKLGDHMVINRQSLTSIQDEDISNTKFLKDMMAKYLEEVVKSENMEKVDASSQHLCLLKEKTTEILFNQLEGCWAQCPFCKAICTNTITNHSSDHSVQFHRSGAIGHVYYHETDEFAIDFCSTKVCSDSSFIIHPDVKLIPFKSYRDAGDPYDKWSITADGSTQGYWKWFVCRFQKEWEDRCELKFKGEGVIPDSWKKIKEKSVLEELNIRE; from the coding sequence ATGGATTCATCTCAAGAAACTCAAAGTGGGACAAAACAGAAGAGAAAGGAATCATTTGAGGAGACACAGAAGAATCTGAGGAAAGCTCTAGATGGGCTTAAGAACTTGTTAAAGGAAGGCAAAGATCAAAATGATCCTATGGTGAAAGACACTGAGGATCGGATCCGAGTAGCATTGGATGTCCCAAAGGAAAGTTGGGCTCAAGGTCAAACTTTGAAAGATCTCATAGAGAATCTTAATAGCAATCTTAATGCTTTGGAAAGGTCCTCATTCTCACTAGAGAACATTTCAGTTGAGGATGTTCTGAAAAGTGCATCTGGAGGTTTGTGTCTCCAAGGTGTTTACAAAACTGGGAATTTGAAAGACCTACTAGAAAAGAGACAGCAGCTGATTGAGATCCCTGAATCTTTCTCACTTTGTGGGCCTGAGCAGAGTGTAGTGTATGAACAGAAAGAATTTTCATCCTACAAGTCAGAGTCAGTTTTTCAAAAGGCCATGGAAACACTGGGCTCCAGTTTAACTATTGCCTTGAATATTGGATTTTGGGGCTTCAGCCTTGAAAATTCAGCAAATTTGGAAAAGTCTCATGAAGAAGAAAAGTCAAATGAACAGTCATGTGAACAGTCTGATATATATTGCATAACGTACAACTATGTGCCTTTGGCTTCCAGCTTCTTAGACAAAGAGAAACTGAAATTGCTTGATGGAGCCATTCAGGAACTAAAATCAATTGAAACAATCCTTTTAAATTCAAATGATAAAGAAGTGCTCACACGCAGAGTTGTAAATTTTTTCAAAAGATTTGGCTCACATGTGAATCAGGGCCCTATACATTTTGGGGGAGTATTCTGGTGGAGAGCATCTGCTGTAGGCTTTAAAACTAGTGAGCTTTCAGAGGTGAAGAGCTTAACATCAGATGCCCTAAATGTGTATGTTGGTGCTGCATATAGTGGTCTTTCACGAAACTTCTCTGCTGGAGTAACAGCAACATCTACACAGCTGAAAGGTGCTCTTCAAAGAAATTACAACGAAGCTCTCATGAGTCAAGTATGCTTGTCTGTACAAAAGACTGGTGGTCCAGCTCATATTGATGACCACTTTCAGTGGAAGTCACATCTTGTCACCAGCAACAAGAACTGGAGTGTAATTGACAGAGGAATCACCTTTGTTCCAGTATGGGAGATAATAATGGCAGCTCACAGTGATGTCTTCAAAGATGCATACAGTTTAGCAACTTGTTTAAGGGAGATATTCAGTAATGTTACAAATCAAAGTGTGGAACAAATGTGGGGTGAAAATATTCTGTCTGCTGTTGAAAATGCAAGGAAAATGATTCAAACTGTTAAGGACTGGACAACCTCAGAAGGTGATGCTCACCTGATGGAGTTACtagatttaaaaaagaaactgaaaaatgaaacaGGATCAGACAAAACTTGGGTTGAAACATGCCTCTCAAATCCAAAACTTCAAAATTTCTTGTTGGACATtgttacagaaaacaaaaatgaacggGCTGGATATCTTAGATTTTTGATGCGTGCTCTTCTAGAACCTCACGATTCAGTGAAAAACTTCTCAGACAAAAGTGAAATAATGAAGTGGGCATATCAGCCTGAGGAAAATGTAAACACACATATTCCAGTGTCAGATATTCCAGAACTAATAAAGATCCTCAAACAAAAGAAAGAAGAATTAGAAGGTCAGTGCGCCTTCAGTTCCATTGAACACCGTTCATCCAAGGAGAAAGCCACATGCACTGTTACCAACTCACTGAACTCCTTGTGTGAAACCCTAAGTGACCAGCAACAACATGAAGCTGAACTCTTGGTTCTGTCCAGTATTGATGCTTTGGGATACTGCTGTGAGAGTAAGACATTTAATCATCTTCTGGACTGGAATGAAATTAACTTCTTGCAAAATGAGATAGAAAGATCTTACAAGAAATATTGCTCTCTGAAAGAGCAAAATGTATCAAAAGCTCAAGCCTACGTGTTTCTGAAAATGCTGACTTTATCCAAAGATGAAGAATATATTTCCTCTGAGAAAAAAGAAGCACGGTTAGAGTTAATTAAATCACACCTGAAGGACAACATTTCAAATGCAATTAAATTACTGGTTGAAAAATCTCATGGAAACTGGGAAATCCTTGAAGAAGAGTTGAATTCTTTTATAAGGGAATCAAACATGAAAGAAGAAAATACAAATGGAGAGGATACAGCATCACAGCTGGGTAGTTTACCAGCAAACCAAGTGTCTTTATCTGAGGGCACAACTGATTTAACAAATATACCAGCTAGTGATACAGCAATGAATGGCTGTACAAGTTTACTCAAAAAACTTGGCCTCAGTGACCTTTTTCCCAAAAAGATTAAACTGAATGATGTTCTTATTATTGACAGTTTGTCTCTTTGTCTAAATGAACCAGATACAGTGGAAGATCTGAAGAGTCAATATCTGTATAAGCTCATGATTTTAGACTACAATGTCAGATATCTCTCTTTTAAACCAGTAGCAACTGATCCACCTCTAGAAGATGATGGTACAGCCTTTGATGATTTTGATGATTTGTTCAATAGAGAAGAAGAATCAACCAGTGGAGCAGATCTGGCAGACACAGAGTCGCACATCCATCCCATGGATATCCACATGGCGGTCTTCCACTGTGCCAATGACTTTCTAAGACAGTACATGTACACAAAACTCTCTGCCTGCCAGTTTGCACTACCTTTCTTAGTTCCCAACCCGTGTACAGAAGACCTGGAATTCCCTCTTTGGCCTCTAAGGCACATCAAAAAATCATGGCAAAGTATGACAAGCGCAGACAACCCTGGAAAATACCAAACCAGGCAAATGTTCAGCACACCGGTGCCAGTTGTCTCTTTTTTAAGGTTGGGAACCTCTTTCGCCTCCAAATCTCAAATTCTGAATCCTGTCATTAGCAAACAGAGACACAATGTGTTCTTCAATCGGCACTGTAAAGGCAGTGCTCCAAACAGCAAGCTTATGAATGGGGTTGTCGAGATCGCCTGGTACTGTCCAGGAGGAAAGAAAGATGACATATTTGATGACTGTGTTGCATTTCTAAACCTTCATGGTGACGCAAAAGACCATCAACAGCAACTTCAATTTCTGCAGGCAGTGAGTACAGTGAATGTGCTTCTACTGTCAGAACAGCCACAGCatgaagaaacaaaaacaatttgTCAAAATCTCTCTAAGTCTTCTACCCCATTGATCTGCCTATTTTCTGGAAGTGAAAGGGTTCAGGGTTCAAAAAATCCACTCATAGTGAAACTAGCTGCCAAGAACAGGAATGAAGCAGAGTTAACAGAGGAACTTATAACCAATATCAAGCGATGCATTGGAAAATATAACAAGAAACAGAGCATTGAAAACTGTTCTAATGAAGCAAGAAAACTAAAGTTCAAAGTTGATGAGGACAAGCAGTCATTCAAAGATGGACATGAACTGGCGCAGACTTTAGTTGGTTTGTTGAAGGAAAAACGCATTTCAGATATCAAAAAAGAGTTTCTGCCCATGCATGGTGAACTGTGGCATAACTGGTGCTTGAAAAATAAGCAGCAATATCGCCTGAGTTGCAAGACAAATGTAAGCATTGAACAACAACAAAGTGTGATTGTAAGTGACATGAAAGCCACACGTCAAAAACAGAGGAAAACAGCTTTGCCACTTAATGATTTCATGAGATCATTCTTGGACTGTTTAACATCAAGTGGTCATTCAGAAGATACAAAATTCTACATGCTGCAATGGCTCAGAGTTTTACTCGATGACTTATCTTCTGACCACCTTGCAAGACTTGAGGAGAATTACCACTCAACTTGGTCCCAAATGAGAAATGTCCCCAAGACTAAGGAGAAAGCAGAAGAACTTGATAAGCTCAGAAAACAGATTAATTCCATATCTGAAAAGATGGCTGCAAGTACAATTGGATTACAGCACATCATGAGAGAGGTCGGTCAGATGTATGAATGTTCTGTTAACCAGTCTGTTGGTGCTCTCCCTGCACTTGGAGCTGAAATGCTAATTTCAGGATACCCACTAGAGCTGATGGATGGGGATGAATCACATGTGCCCCTTATTTGGATACAAGCTGTCTTGAAGAGTCTCATTGATAAGCTTGCGGACAAAAAGGTGTATGTGCTGTCTATCTTGGGACTCCAAAGCTCAGGTAAATCAACCTTGCTGAATACTATGTTTGGTCTTCAGTTCACTGTAAGTGCAGGGAGGTGTACGCGCGGTgcttttatgcagatgataAAGGTGGACGAGAAAATCAGAGAGGAGTTTGGCTTTGATTTTTTACTGGTTGTTGACACCGAAGGTCTTCGCTCTCCAGAGCTCAGCACTAAAACATCACTGAATCATGATAATGAACTTGCCACGTTCATCATTGGAATTGGTGACATGACTGTCATCAACATCATGGGAGAAAATCCATCGGAGGTGCATGAGATCCTACAGATTTGTGTGCAGGCTTTCTTAAGGATGAAACGGGTTGAAATCAAACCAAGCTGCATATTTGTGCACCAGAATGTAGCAGAAGCATCAGCTGGTGATAAAAACATGGAGGGGAGGAGGCGCCTTCAGGAGAAGCTGGATGAAATGGCTCAGACTGCAGCAAAGGAGGAGGGCATTGACGATGTTTACAGCTTCAGTGATGTAATACAGTTTGATTTGGAATCTCAagtgttttactttaaaaatctCCTGGAGGGGGATCCACCTATGGCTCCCCCAAATCCATCCTACAGCCAGAATGTTCAGGACCTGAAATCTAAGCTGCTTTCAGTGGCAAAGTGGCGGACAGGTTTTCGATTCCCGTCATTGTCACAATTCAGACTGCGAGTTCATGACCTCTGGAATGCACTTCTGCAGGAAAATTTTGTTTTCAGCTTCAGAAATACATTGGAAATTATGGTGTACAGCAGCTTGGAAGAGAAGTATACTCAATGGTCATGGAAGTTAAGGAAATATTCTTTGGAAACACAGACCAAGTTGAAAAACCAAATTGGAAGCAACCAAATTGTGGATGTCAATACCACAGATCTGATTTCTGACTTTGATGAAATTTATATTGCATTAAAAAGGGAGGTTGAGGCACATTTCAAAGAAGACAAACATGCTGAAATGCTCATTAAATGGAAAGGGAATGTTGAAAACCGACTTGAGAGCCTGAAGAATGAGCTCATTGAAGAAACCCATAAACAATGCAAAATGCTAACTGAAGTTAAGAGAGGTATGTCAGAACTAGATCAGAAAAAATCACTTTATGAAAAAAACCTGATGCAAAAAAGCAAAACCATGGCAACTTCTTTGAAGGACAAGAGGCTCACTGATAAACAAGTGGAGGAAGCATTCAATTCACTCTGGGTTGAGTGGGTAGCTGAAATAGCAAAAGATCAGCTACCTGACGAGCCAGTGCATATAAAAGCCGTAGTGGAGAGGATTCTGTGCTCTCGCTTCCAAAAACAGGCAGATATCATGAACAAGATTAAAACAATATCTGAAAATCCAAGGTTTGAATTTATAAAGACAAAACATATCAACCAGTCTTGGAAGGGATGGTTTAAAGGAACATTTGGAAAGGGGATTCCCCAGGAGTTTGCTGAAAATCTCCACCGAAATGTGAATCACATGGTTGGTGCATACATTAGGAACAAAGAATTGGAAAAGACAGATTTCAATCAAAATTTCATATTTGAAATACTAGGTAATGTTGAAAGACATATTCAGGAATATGAGCGCAATGAAAATGTGAAATTCACATATGAATACAGAGTTGACTTGTCAGTTTTTGTTTGCCTCAGTTCTGTCCAGAGGTTTCAAAGAATGCACGAGTCATTCAAGAATGCTAACAACCCGGTAACCTACCTGCAAAGTAAAAGGGAACAGTACTTCCAGATGTTCCAAAACTATTGCAAAGGAGCCAACTCAGTGACAATATTTGCtcaatttttattcaaaaacaTTCTGCCTGCAGTTGAAGAAGCAATATACAATAAAACTAAGGTGCAAATCGCTGATAATATGAAATGCAACAACCCAGCAATCAGTGGCAACAGATGCAACCTTGAAAATCATATACTGAGACATCTTGCCATTcagaagaaatttgagttctacgACGAATACATTCACAACCCAAAGTCGTATTTTAAAAGGTTTATTGGTGAACATGTGGAAACATTTTGCGGAAACTACAAAGAATTGCAGGTGATGCTTCGTGAAAACCTAAAAGAAATGAAACTGCACATTTTACGCACCAGCAAAGAGGCGTCTGATGAAGTGAACCTGAAGAACGGCAATGCATCCATGTGGCTCGATCATTTCTGTACAAAACTTGGAGACCACATGGTCATAAACAGGCAGAGTCTGACAAGCATTCAGGATGAAGACATTAGTAACACAAAGTTTCTGAAAGACATGATGGCCAAGTATCTTGAAGAGGTGGTTAAAAGTGAAAATATGGAAAAGGTTGATGCATCTTCCCAGCATTTATGCCTCTTAAAGGAGAAAACAACAGAGATTCTTTTTAATCAGCTGGAAGGATGTTGGGCTCAGTGCCCTTTCTGCAAGGCCATCTGCACAAATACTATAACTAACCACAGTAGTGACCACAGTGTTCAGTTTCACCGGTCCGGTGCTATAGGTCACGTTTATTATCATGAAACAGATGAATTTGCAATTGATTTTTGCTCGACCAAGGTATGCAGTGACAGTTCATTCATAATCCATCCAGATGTAAAATTGATCCCCTTTAAGTCCTACAGAGATGCTGGTGACCCTTATGATAAGTGGAGCATCACCGCAGATGGGAGCACACAGGGTTACTGGAAATGGTTTGTTTGCAGGTTTCAGAAGGAGTGGGAGGATAGATGTGAACTAAAATTTAAAGGCGAAGGTGTGATTCCTGACagctggaaaaaaatcaaagagaAATCAGTGCTGGAGGAATTAAACATAAGAGAGTAA